The following proteins are encoded in a genomic region of Candidatus Binatia bacterium:
- a CDS encoding CBS domain-containing protein, with protein MYRFLESRVADYMTRPVLTVTPETPVHELQRQFVDHDFNGFPVLAAGVLVGVITKFDVLRAFIFTPQAVVPRYDELSRRTAAELMTRDVITFAPETPLTRVLQTLVESRVKSFPVIENGQVVGIIAREDVVRALRDASETVPA; from the coding sequence ATGTACCGTTTTCTCGAGTCGCGAGTTGCCGACTATATGACGCGGCCGGTGCTGACCGTTACCCCTGAAACGCCGGTGCATGAACTCCAGCGCCAGTTTGTTGATCACGACTTCAACGGCTTCCCCGTGCTGGCGGCTGGCGTCCTCGTGGGCGTGATCACCAAGTTCGACGTGCTCAGAGCGTTCATCTTCACGCCACAAGCCGTGGTGCCGCGCTACGACGAGCTGTCGCGCCGCACCGCGGCGGAACTCATGACGCGGGACGTGATCACCTTTGCACCGGAAACGCCGCTCACCCGGGTCCTGCAAACGCTGGTCGAATCGCGCGTCAAGAGCTTTCCGGTCATTGAGAACGGTCAGGTGGTCGGGATCATTGCGCGAGAGGACGTGGTCCGCGCATTGCGTGACGCGTCCGAGACTGTACCCGCCTAA
- a CDS encoding sigma-54 dependent transcriptional regulator: MLKQETSAKGSILVAEDEAAVRESLAELLRDEAYQVTAVTDGTAAISALDTSEFDLVLSDVRMPGADGLAVLRHTREVAPQTLVLLMTAHATVDSAIEALRRGAQDYLLKPIMLEDVLHKIDYLLQHRQLAWENQILRGMADRKWDFDSLVGRSAAMREVMNLVRRVAPTPSTVLITGESGAGKEIVARAIHHFSELRDRIFLPLNCGAIPETLLESQLFGHMRGAFTGAISNQEGMFQRARGGTIFLDEIGDLPLNLQVKLLRVIETKEVLPVGASAPLKVDIRVIAATNRELRREVEEGRFRDDLYYRLNVFGIEVPPLRERREDIPSLVEHFIRLHNRELKKNCNGADSATLKILMSLPWKGNVRELDNVIEHSMILAESDWITIRDLPRALQQEVGFPAPVGDDLRNALRAYEKGHIHAVLAKCNHDKKAAAERLGVSLSSLYRKIEELEIRVADGDGNL; encoded by the coding sequence ATGCTGAAACAGGAAACGAGCGCCAAGGGATCGATTCTGGTTGCCGAAGACGAGGCAGCTGTTCGCGAGAGCCTTGCCGAGCTGCTGCGCGACGAGGCCTATCAGGTGACAGCAGTCACAGACGGCACAGCTGCCATCAGCGCTTTGGACACCTCGGAGTTCGACCTTGTACTGTCCGACGTTCGCATGCCCGGTGCGGACGGGCTTGCCGTGCTGCGGCACACGCGGGAAGTCGCACCCCAAACGTTGGTGCTGCTGATGACGGCGCATGCGACTGTCGATTCCGCCATCGAAGCGTTGCGGCGAGGCGCGCAGGATTACCTGCTCAAGCCGATCATGCTCGAAGACGTGCTGCACAAGATCGATTACTTGCTCCAACACCGTCAGTTGGCATGGGAAAATCAAATTCTTCGCGGCATGGCTGACCGGAAATGGGACTTCGACAGTCTGGTGGGCCGGTCGGCGGCAATGCGTGAAGTCATGAACCTTGTTCGGCGCGTCGCGCCGACCCCGAGCACGGTGTTGATCACCGGTGAAAGTGGCGCAGGCAAGGAGATTGTCGCCCGCGCGATTCACCATTTCAGCGAGCTTCGGGACCGCATCTTCCTGCCGCTCAACTGTGGCGCGATTCCGGAAACGCTGCTGGAGAGTCAACTGTTCGGTCACATGCGCGGCGCCTTCACCGGGGCGATCAGCAATCAAGAAGGGATGTTCCAACGGGCTCGTGGCGGCACCATCTTCCTCGACGAGATCGGGGATCTGCCATTGAACCTCCAGGTCAAGTTGCTACGGGTTATCGAGACTAAGGAAGTTCTGCCGGTCGGGGCCAGCGCGCCGCTCAAGGTGGACATTCGAGTGATCGCGGCGACCAACCGCGAACTGCGCCGCGAGGTTGAGGAGGGTCGGTTTCGTGACGACCTGTATTACCGTCTGAATGTCTTCGGCATCGAGGTTCCGCCGTTGCGCGAGCGGCGCGAGGACATTCCCTCGCTGGTGGAGCACTTCATCCGGTTGCACAACCGTGAACTCAAGAAGAATTGCAACGGTGCCGACAGTGCTACGCTGAAGATCCTCATGTCCCTGCCGTGGAAGGGCAACGTGCGGGAGCTCGACAACGTGATCGAACACTCGATGATCCTGGCGGAAAGTGACTGGATCACCATCCGCGACCTGCCCCGCGCCTTGCAGCAGGAAGTCGGCTTCCCCGCTCCTGTCGGGGACGATCTGCGTAACGCCTTGCGCGCCTACGAGAAGGGCCACATCCATGCCGTGCTTGCCAAGTGCAATCACGACAAGAAGGCGGCCGCCGAACGTCTCGGCGTGTCGCTCTCGTCTCTGTACCGTAAGATCGAGGAGTTGGAGATACGGGTAGCCGACGGTGACGGGAATCTCTGA
- a CDS encoding biotin/lipoyl-containing protein, protein MQPVVLPVLGANMTHGTVRAWFKQEGDQVAVGDALFEVETDKVNAHVEAETAGVVRRIVAPAGAQVPVLGIVAFVGAADEPVPAPDTWSTLVPIPAGIAPESSLTGSTAARSVSAVQAVSSLPPANPASAGRAAANRPAASPAARRLARERGVALDRIRGTGPRGEVTRADVEAADVSVPQVHGDGRMDAAFLQMLRREATSFRALASDVKVHLYRLHGAQIGAGVRIEPGALIIAREIRIGEVSTIGADSSIECDRLHLGRLVAFGKRTRIHCREVEIGDALWSKEEVVIGGGGSDEAGASLTAGAACFFGEGAYLNTCHPLRLGDEVCIGSRAMLFTHSHWQSVLRGYPSLFGPIVIGNHVFVGNNAFIFPGVTVGSGATVMVNSFVALNVPADTLVGGVPAQVIRHIVVPSDAEQTGIMRDRLIPELAAMLAERGRQVTRRDDNDAITLELGNGAAVRFLPSWEEPARPPQPRRLVVLTFARAPVTTLPAGVTLLDLCASQVSGVQDDLSDEVREFCRRRGIRFQPFAWRYGVGHFEDDRFCSHATR, encoded by the coding sequence GTGCAGCCCGTCGTACTTCCTGTGCTCGGAGCCAACATGACCCATGGCACCGTGCGCGCGTGGTTCAAACAAGAGGGCGACCAGGTGGCGGTGGGCGATGCGCTTTTCGAGGTCGAGACCGATAAGGTCAACGCCCACGTGGAGGCCGAGACCGCCGGTGTCGTGCGCCGCATTGTCGCGCCAGCTGGAGCCCAGGTCCCAGTCCTCGGAATCGTTGCATTTGTAGGAGCGGCGGATGAGCCGGTGCCGGCGCCCGACACGTGGAGCACGCTTGTCCCCATCCCGGCAGGGATTGCCCCTGAAAGCTCGTTGACAGGTTCAACTGCTGCTCGGTCTGTCTCCGCCGTCCAGGCGGTCTCATCCCTTCCGCCGGCGAACCCGGCTAGTGCGGGCCGCGCGGCAGCCAACCGGCCCGCCGCGAGCCCGGCCGCGCGCCGTCTCGCACGTGAGCGCGGCGTGGCACTCGATCGGATTCGCGGAACAGGGCCCCGCGGTGAAGTCACTCGTGCCGATGTGGAGGCGGCGGACGTCTCCGTGCCTCAAGTGCACGGCGACGGACGGATGGATGCCGCGTTCTTGCAGATGCTGCGCCGAGAGGCGACCAGCTTTCGCGCCCTTGCGTCGGACGTAAAGGTGCATCTCTACCGGCTGCACGGGGCACAAATCGGTGCAGGCGTTCGCATCGAGCCGGGGGCACTCATCATCGCGCGGGAGATCCGTATCGGTGAGGTGTCCACTATCGGTGCGGATTCCAGCATCGAATGCGACCGACTCCACCTCGGCCGCCTCGTGGCGTTCGGCAAACGCACGCGCATCCACTGCCGTGAAGTCGAGATCGGCGACGCCTTGTGGTCGAAGGAGGAGGTGGTCATCGGTGGCGGCGGCAGCGACGAAGCTGGAGCCTCCCTGACCGCAGGCGCGGCGTGCTTCTTCGGAGAAGGCGCGTACCTCAATACGTGCCATCCCCTGCGACTTGGTGACGAGGTCTGTATCGGGTCGCGCGCCATGCTGTTCACCCACAGCCACTGGCAGTCAGTGCTGCGGGGGTATCCGTCGCTGTTCGGACCGATCGTGATCGGCAACCATGTGTTCGTTGGTAACAACGCCTTTATTTTCCCTGGAGTCACCGTTGGGTCGGGTGCCACGGTCATGGTGAACTCCTTCGTCGCTCTCAATGTGCCGGCAGACACATTGGTGGGCGGAGTTCCGGCGCAAGTGATCCGACACATCGTGGTGCCGTCGGACGCCGAGCAGACGGGTATCATGCGTGATCGCCTCATTCCGGAACTCGCCGCCATGCTGGCAGAGCGCGGTCGCCAAGTGACGCGACGCGACGACAATGACGCGATCACTCTGGAACTAGGCAACGGCGCCGCGGTGCGATTTCTGCCGTCATGGGAGGAGCCCGCCCGCCCGCCTCAGCCCCGGCGCCTGGTCGTGCTCACCTTCGCCAGGGCACCGGTAACGACGCTTCCGGCTGGCGTGACACTGCTCGACCTCTGTGCGTCGCAGGTATCCGGTGTCCAGGACGACCTGTCGGACGAAGTGCGAGAGTTCTGCCGGCGACGCGGCATCCGCTTCCAGCCTTTCGCCTGGCGCTATGGTGTGGGCCATTTCGAGGACGACCGGTTCTGCTCGCACGCAACAAGGTAG
- a CDS encoding alpha-ketoacid dehydrogenase subunit beta codes for MRELTYWQAVQEALREEMVRDPRVFLMGEDIGVYGGAFGATRGLLAEFGAERVRCTPISEATIVGAGIGAAVTGMRPVVEIMFMDFVTLAMDQIANHAAKFRYMYGPQARVPLVIRTPAGGGRSYGATHSQSLEAWFLHVPGIKVIAPATPADAKGLLKSAIRDDNPVLCVEHKLLYATTGPVPDGDVTEPLGQAAIRREGTDVTLVTYSYYVGVALQAAEALARDGIEAEVVDLRTLVPLDTETVLDSVRKTGRLVCIEEGTRTGGVGAEIAARVAEEAYEYLDAPIRRVATPDIPIPFSPVLEDAALPKVDGIIRTVTELLQR; via the coding sequence ATGCGCGAGTTGACCTACTGGCAGGCGGTCCAAGAGGCCCTACGCGAAGAAATGGTGCGCGACCCGCGCGTCTTTCTCATGGGCGAGGATATCGGCGTCTACGGCGGCGCCTTTGGCGCCACCCGTGGTCTACTGGCTGAGTTCGGCGCGGAACGCGTCCGCTGCACGCCGATCTCCGAGGCCACGATCGTCGGTGCCGGCATTGGCGCGGCAGTTACCGGTATGCGGCCGGTGGTCGAGATCATGTTCATGGATTTCGTGACCCTGGCAATGGATCAGATTGCGAATCACGCCGCCAAGTTCCGCTATATGTACGGCCCGCAGGCGCGCGTGCCGCTGGTCATACGCACGCCGGCCGGCGGCGGCCGGTCGTACGGCGCGACCCACTCGCAGAGCCTGGAAGCGTGGTTCCTGCACGTGCCGGGGATCAAAGTGATTGCCCCCGCCACTCCCGCGGATGCCAAGGGACTCTTGAAATCGGCGATCCGCGATGACAACCCGGTACTCTGCGTCGAGCACAAGCTCCTGTACGCCACTACCGGTCCCGTGCCGGACGGAGATGTGACCGAACCACTGGGGCAGGCTGCGATCCGACGCGAAGGGACGGATGTCACCCTCGTCACCTATTCATATTACGTCGGAGTGGCCTTACAAGCGGCTGAAGCGCTGGCACGTGATGGCATCGAGGCTGAAGTGGTGGACCTGCGCACACTGGTTCCGCTCGATACCGAAACGGTCCTCGATTCGGTGCGCAAGACCGGCCGCTTGGTGTGCATCGAGGAAGGCACGCGCACCGGAGGCGTCGGTGCCGAAATCGCAGCGCGCGTGGCCGAAGAAGCCTACGAGTATCTGGACGCGCCGATTCGGCGCGTTGCCACTCCCGACATCCCGATCCCGTTTAGCCCGGTACTTGAAGATGCGGCCCTTCCCAAGGTGGACGGCATCATTCGCACCGTGACGGAATTACTTCAGAGGTGA
- a CDS encoding thiamine pyrophosphate-dependent dehydrogenase E1 component subunit alpha, producing MSAAVTLPLSPAEARRVLYQLTLARVFEERVLKLVSDGSIRGTTHPYVGQEAVAVGACLALRPDDLVISTHRGHGHLLAKGGDPKRLMAELFGKATGYGGGKGGTQHMADFAIGHLGSNGITGGGIPIGTGAALSAQMRGSGQVVAVFFGDGATNQGTFHESLNLAALWRLPAVYVCENNLYAMSTPHHEACAIEHIADRAAAYGMPGVRADGMDVLAVAAAMRPAVERARAGRGPTLIECKTYRFLGHSKSDQRVYRSREEEATWRDRDPIARLRAAVLEQALVSSAELDAIARDAVAVVDEAVTFAQSSPFPELQDVTAGVFSDDPCAS from the coding sequence ATGAGTGCCGCGGTGACCCTCCCGCTGAGCCCCGCCGAAGCGCGGCGGGTCCTCTACCAGTTGACGCTGGCACGCGTGTTCGAGGAGCGCGTGCTCAAGCTGGTGAGCGACGGCAGCATCCGCGGAACCACCCACCCATACGTCGGGCAGGAAGCCGTTGCCGTCGGGGCGTGCTTGGCCCTGCGTCCCGACGACCTCGTGATCAGCACGCATCGAGGTCATGGCCACCTGCTGGCAAAAGGGGGCGACCCAAAACGGCTTATGGCCGAGCTGTTCGGCAAGGCCACCGGGTACGGCGGCGGAAAAGGCGGCACCCAACACATGGCCGATTTCGCCATCGGCCACCTGGGTTCCAACGGCATTACCGGGGGTGGCATACCAATCGGTACCGGGGCCGCGCTCTCGGCGCAGATGCGTGGCAGCGGGCAGGTCGTGGCGGTCTTTTTCGGAGACGGGGCCACCAACCAGGGGACCTTCCACGAATCGCTCAACCTCGCGGCGTTGTGGCGCCTGCCGGCCGTGTACGTTTGCGAGAACAATCTCTACGCGATGTCCACGCCCCACCACGAGGCGTGTGCAATTGAGCACATCGCCGATCGAGCGGCCGCCTACGGGATGCCCGGCGTGCGGGCGGACGGCATGGATGTCCTGGCGGTCGCGGCGGCGATGCGCCCGGCGGTGGAACGTGCCCGTGCCGGCCGAGGCCCGACCCTGATCGAGTGCAAGACCTACCGCTTCCTTGGACATTCGAAAAGTGATCAGCGCGTTTATAGAAGCCGCGAAGAAGAAGCGACCTGGCGTGATCGGGACCCGATCGCACGCCTTCGGGCCGCGGTGCTGGAACAAGCCTTGGTGAGCTCAGCTGAGCTCGATGCGATTGCCCGCGACGCGGTGGCCGTGGTCGATGAGGCGGTTACCTTTGCACAAAGCAGCCCGTTCCCCGAACTCCAAGACGTCACGGCCGGCGTCTTCAGCGACGACCCATGCGCGAGTTGA